One genomic segment of Hevea brasiliensis isolate MT/VB/25A 57/8 chromosome 3, ASM3005281v1, whole genome shotgun sequence includes these proteins:
- the LOC110638236 gene encoding WEB family protein At2g38370 yields MESEMSQSGSTMGQSSGEHGSGSGRNEGGLRAEIDTSAPFESVKEAVSRFGGVGYWKPSQHKLSETEHEEEEADISKLEEQAALLEKDLIVKERKTLDVLKELETTKLIVEELKLKLQKQASEANVTLESSAEDRKMTPALKEEKKDDLNHENLGDHNQNLMEGLSPCPSSAPGLILMELKQAKLNLSRTTNDLADIRGSVEFLNKKLEKERISLEKTRERLALNSSKISSLEEELNQTNLKLKVVKDAEIKGSSENSLDISRELHRLNSEADQFIKMGEAARSEVLKAISEIEETKSRIKTAEIRLVAVRKMKQAARAAEAAALAEIKAISSCKNSSGDSSQAEGVTLTFEEYSTLTCQAQKAKELSKSKVIDAMHQVDEANVSRMEILKKVEEATEEVKTSKRALEEALNRVEAANRGKLAVEEALRKWRSDHGQKRRSVQNSTKFKNSYPSHHRRDSRLLDVNGLNLLSDASTPVLKPTLSIGQILSRKLLLPEEFETGILAETGTMKRKVSLGQMLGKPNSDVPSTCKAEKENCPKQFSGKRKKFGFARFSLLLTKQSKKKKRPTPNLR; encoded by the exons ATGGAGTCGGAGATGAGCCAATCAGGCTCCACAATGGGCCAATCCTCCGGGGAGCATGGGTCGGGTTCCGGGAGGAATGAGGGCGGTTTGAGAGCGGAGATTGATACTTCTGCTCCTTTTGAGTCTGTCAAGGAGGCAGTGAGCCGATTCGGTGGAGTCGGTTACTGGAAACCCTCTCAGCATAAGCTCTCCGAAACTGAG CATGAGGAGGAAGAGGCTGACATCTCAAAACTAGAGGAACAAGCAGCACTGCTGGAAAAAGATCTGATCGTGAAAGAAAGGAAAACACTGGATGTTCTAAAAGAGTTGGAAACaacaaaattgattgttgaagaaTTAAAACTGAAGTTACAGAAACAGGCATCTGAAGCCAATGTGACCCTGGAATCAAGTGCAGAAGATAGAAAAATGACTCCTGCTttaaaggaagaaaagaaagatGACCTTAACCATGAGAATCTTGGAGATCATAATCAGAATTTGATGGAAGGTTTGAGCCCCTGCCCCTCTTCAGCTCCTGGTTTAATTTTAATGGAACTAAAACAGGCTAAGTTGAACCTTTCTAGGACTACTAATGATCTTGCTGATATTCGAGGTTCTGTTGAATTTCTAAATAAGAAATTAGAAAAGGAAAGAATTTCACTTGAAAAAACCCGTGAGCGGCTAGCCCTGAATTCCTCAAAGATTTCATCTCTTGAGGAAGAGTTAAACCAAACAAATCTAAAACTTAAAGTGGTGAAAGATGCTGAAATTAAAGGCAGCTCTGAGAACTCTTTGGATATATCAAGGGAGCTCCATCGACTGAATTCTGAGGCTGATCAGTTCATAAAAATGGGAGAAGCTGCACGTTCTGAAGTTCTGAAAGCAATATCTGAGATTGAAGAAACAAAAAGTAGGATAAAAACGGCTGAGATCAGGTTGGTTGCCGTCAGAAAAATGAAGCAAGCAGCAAGAGCAGCAGAAGCTGCTGCTCTTGCAGAGATCAAGGCTATCTCGTCCTGTAAGAACTCATCAGGAGATTCCTCACAAGCTGAAGGAGTAACTCTTACGTTCGAAGAGTATTCAACCTTAACCTGCCAAGCTCAAAAGGCCAAGGAACTATCCAAGAGTAAGGTAATTGACGCAATGCATCAAGTTGATGAAGCAAATGTTTCAAGAATGGAAATCTTAAAGAAAGTAGAGGAAGCTACAGAAGAAGTCAAAACCAGTAAGAGGGCCTTGGAAGAAGCTCTCAACAGAGTAGAGGCTGCAAATAGGGGAAAGCTTGCAGTTGAAGAAGCACTTCGCAAGTGGAGATCTGACCACGGGCAGAAAAGACGTTCAGTGCAGAACTCTACCAAGTTTAAGAATTCATACCCGTCTCACCATCGGAGGGATTCCCGTTTGCTTGATGTAAATGGACTAAACCTACTAAGTGATGCATCAACACCTGTTTTGAAGCCAACCCTATCAATAGGCCAAATACTTAGCAGGAAGCTACTGTTGCCTGAAGAGTTTGAGACCGGAATATTGGCAGAAACAGGCACCATGAAGAGAAAGGTGTCTCTGGGTCAAATGCTCGGTAAACCAAATAGTGATGTACCCTCCACTTGTAAGGCTGAGAAGGAAAACTGTCCCAAGCAGTtttctggaaagaggaagaagttTGGATTTGCCCGGTTCTCACTACTCTTGACAAAGCAGAGTAAGAAAAAGAAGAGGCCAACTCCAAACTTGAGGTAA
- the LOC110638239 gene encoding uncharacterized protein LOC110638239, with translation MDVRVGLLFLLVLSAGWACAARQMADAELSYTSLVISDTPATQGKDQEQEREDQASDGVIRNDQVCTLCEEFASQALDYLNENKTQTEIIDTLHVACSRVPPFKQQCITLVDYYAPLFFLEVSSVQPEAFCRKINLCQEIVFISSKLQQDECGICHRAVSEVLLKLKNPDTQLEIIEMLLKACDSMENYAAKCKKLVFEYAPIIITEAEQFLETTDICTLLHACDSAVAGNGEAATVLKADS, from the exons ATGGATGTGAGAGTTGGGCTCTTATTTCTTCTTGTGTTGAGTGCTGGCTGGGCTTGTGCTGCTAGACAAATGGCAGATGCTGAGCTTTCTTATACAAGCCTGGTGATCTCTGATACACCAG CTACACAAGGGAAAGACCAGGAGCAAGAAAGGGAAGATCAAGCTTCAGATGGAGTTATCAGGAATGATCAAGTTTGCACATTGTGTGAGGAATTTGCTTCCCAAGCACTTGATTACCTAAATGAAAACAAGACCCAGACTGAAATTATTGACACCCTTCATGTAGCCTGCTCTCGAGTGCCTCCTTTCAAGCAACAG TGCATAACTTTGGTGGACTATTATGCTCCTCTATTCTTTCTGGAAGTTTCCTCGGTACAACCTGAAGCATTTTGTAGAAAAATCAATCTTTGTCAGGAAATTGTGTTCATTTCCTCAAAACTTCAACAAGATGAATGTGGAATTTGCCATCGTGCTGTTTCTGAAGTATTACTGAAGTTGAAAAATCCCGACACGCAG CTTGAGATAATTGAGATGCTTCTAAAGGCATGTGATTCTATGGAGAACTATGCTGCAAAG TGCAAGAAATTGGTTTTCGAGTACGCCCCTATTATCATCACCGAGGCAGAACAGTTTCTGGAAACCACAGACATATGTACTTTGTTACATGCCTGTGATTCGGCCGTAGCTGGTAATGGGGAAGCAGCAACAGTTTTAAAGGCTGATTCGTAA